The following proteins are co-located in the Paludibaculum fermentans genome:
- a CDS encoding PEP-CTERM sorting domain-containing protein: protein MPLVRLCAIWVMLVCLPAFSAPLYQVYTGAVSAMVSAEAFPGVSDAKGALKVTGIPTGATIKAAYLYTSDWFSTAPLQASFGSKDVGGAAPASTDGQFSSYRWDVTDAINGNGSYDFDLSGGSQIYSVGLAVVYSTPGHPDRTITLMDFSKEVSAPNNYGATAGTPEMNLHVNSPYDGAGTLWLMTNADDPESTGEGIYFNAAQVGGPIDGNLGPHSSLFRLPVQVRSGENRMSLTSQGDWYGWSLAILDAPGAADIPTPEPASFTLALVGLVALALYRRRRS, encoded by the coding sequence ATGCCACTCGTCCGTCTGTGTGCAATCTGGGTAATGCTCGTGTGCCTGCCTGCCTTCAGTGCGCCCCTTTATCAGGTGTACACCGGGGCGGTCTCGGCCATGGTGTCGGCTGAAGCTTTTCCTGGTGTCTCGGATGCCAAGGGTGCCCTCAAGGTCACAGGCATCCCCACTGGCGCGACCATCAAGGCCGCTTACCTCTATACCAGCGATTGGTTCTCCACCGCGCCCCTGCAGGCAAGTTTTGGGTCCAAGGACGTGGGCGGCGCAGCCCCGGCCAGTACCGACGGTCAGTTCAGCAGCTACCGTTGGGATGTCACCGATGCAATCAATGGAAACGGCAGTTACGATTTTGACCTCAGCGGAGGCTCGCAGATCTATTCCGTTGGGTTGGCTGTTGTCTATTCGACACCCGGCCACCCTGACCGGACGATCACGCTGATGGATTTTTCGAAGGAGGTCTCGGCGCCTAACAACTACGGGGCGACCGCGGGGACTCCTGAGATGAACTTGCACGTGAATAGCCCGTATGACGGTGCGGGTACGCTTTGGCTGATGACGAACGCCGACGATCCGGAGTCGACCGGCGAAGGGATCTACTTCAACGCCGCCCAGGTTGGCGGGCCCATTGATGGAAATCTGGGGCCACACAGCAGCCTGTTCCGGTTGCCGGTGCAGGTCCGCTCCGGTGAGAACCGGATGTCGCTGACCTCCCAGGGGGACTGGTATGGCTGGTCGCTGGCCATTCTGGATGCTCCGGGCGCCGCGGATATTCCCACACCGGAACCGGCCAGCTTCACCCTGGCCCTGGTCGGCCTGGTTGCTTTGGCTCTCTATCGCCGCCGCCGTTCCTAA
- a CDS encoding uroporphyrinogen decarboxylase family protein, with amino-acid sequence MSNDLSELYAQRLHRYVTAMRNGKPDRVPLRPFAAEFTATYSGFTDQQVTHDFNQAFEAVIRTCAGFDWDAAVPNMVYVWTGLTQAANLRYYATPGIDVGPDIAFQYREPEQDNAWMLREEYDELIDDPVGFLYRTWLPRVSADFALGPYRQSLALVKSTWAMANYFNAFGPQVERMRTETGTPSAICGMLKAPLDVLADKFRGYLGLAFDLMEVPEKVEAACRALMPHLAQIALGSLDPARLAPIPIWMHRGCVPFISREHFHSIYWPTLKPIVEAIWARGNQTLFYAEGKWDAHLEAFAELPAGSIIFHLDRSDFRLAHEKLGRRFCLSGGVPNSLLAFGTPQKVKEHCRTLIDTCAGEGGFIMDASAIMQNDATVENVQAMTEFTREYGRYSQIACSGTPPGPPEDRLPAPVWPQGRIPAGACLPWAAKLAELPPISGDAELCRRVWEDVDSLAYLYIWHLVLSF; translated from the coding sequence ATGTCCAATGACCTGTCGGAACTGTATGCGCAACGGCTGCACCGCTATGTCACCGCGATGCGGAATGGGAAGCCCGACCGGGTGCCGCTGCGCCCGTTTGCGGCGGAGTTCACGGCGACCTACTCCGGATTCACCGACCAGCAGGTCACCCACGACTTCAACCAGGCCTTCGAGGCCGTCATCCGCACCTGTGCGGGTTTTGACTGGGACGCGGCGGTGCCGAACATGGTCTATGTCTGGACCGGCCTGACGCAAGCGGCGAATCTGCGCTACTACGCGACCCCCGGCATCGACGTGGGACCTGACATTGCCTTCCAGTACAGGGAGCCGGAGCAGGACAACGCGTGGATGCTGCGCGAGGAGTACGACGAACTGATCGACGATCCGGTGGGGTTCCTCTACCGGACATGGCTGCCGCGGGTCTCCGCCGACTTCGCGCTGGGGCCGTACCGGCAGAGCCTGGCACTGGTGAAGAGCACCTGGGCGATGGCGAACTACTTCAACGCGTTTGGGCCGCAGGTGGAGAGGATGCGCACGGAGACAGGGACGCCCTCAGCGATCTGCGGCATGTTGAAGGCGCCGCTGGATGTGCTGGCGGACAAGTTCCGCGGGTACCTGGGGTTGGCGTTCGACCTGATGGAGGTGCCGGAGAAAGTGGAGGCGGCTTGCCGGGCGCTGATGCCGCATCTCGCCCAGATCGCCCTGGGCAGCCTGGATCCGGCGCGCCTGGCTCCAATCCCGATCTGGATGCATCGAGGCTGTGTGCCCTTCATCTCGCGCGAGCACTTCCATTCGATCTACTGGCCCACGCTCAAGCCGATTGTCGAGGCGATCTGGGCGCGCGGGAACCAGACGTTGTTCTACGCGGAGGGGAAATGGGATGCTCACCTGGAGGCGTTCGCCGAACTGCCGGCGGGCAGCATCATTTTCCACCTGGATCGCAGCGACTTCCGGTTGGCGCATGAGAAACTGGGCCGCCGCTTTTGCCTGAGCGGCGGGGTTCCGAACAGCCTGCTGGCGTTCGGCACGCCGCAGAAAGTGAAGGAGCATTGCCGGACGCTGATCGACACCTGCGCGGGTGAAGGCGGGTTCATCATGGACGCCAGTGCGATTATGCAGAACGACGCCACGGTGGAAAATGTACAGGCAATGACCGAGTTCACCAGAGAGTACGGCCGGTACTCCCAGATCGCCTGTAGCGGCACACCGCCGGGTCCACCGGAGGATCGCCTGCCCGCGCCGGTGTGGCCGCAAGGACGGATCCCCGCCGGAGCCTGCCTCCCGTGGGCGGCCAAACTCGCCGAACTTCCGCCCATCAGCGGCGATGCCGAACTCTGCCGCAGAGTGTGGGAAGACGTTGATTCCTTAGCATATCTTTACATTTGGCACCTGGTTTTGAGTTTTTGA